The Pseudanabaena sp. ABRG5-3 genome includes the window TCCGCGTGGCGATCGGTACGCCCAATCAAACCAAAATCCCACCCTTAGAGTTACCGCGCTATGGTAGCGATCGCCTCAGTGGAATTAGGTGTATTTGTGCTAGCCCCGACGCTGAGTATCCAAATCCCACCGACTTAACGGCGATGTTGATGCAGCGCCTTGATGCGTTGGTGATTTTGCCAGTACATCCCAAAGGCTATACCGAGCGTGGCTATTTGGCGCATTTATTACCAGCTACGGATACGGAGCTACCTGAGCAGCAAGAAGCTTGGCGCGTGTCCAAACTGATGACGGTAGATGCCCTATCGAAGCAAGATTTCTTAGAGTTAGTGGAAGGGCTAGAAGAAGAATTTAGCCGCAATTTTGCAGGACGTACTACCGACGATAATCAAGATCGGGTGGTGCTAGTGGGCTTAATGCACCAAAAAGAGAAATCTGACTCCATGCCTTTTGCGATGATCGAGCTTGGCCAATTGGTGGAAAGTGCAGGTGGCAAAGTTCTCGATGCTCTTTGGCAAAAGCGAGAACGTCCCCATCCACAAACTGTGCTGGGTGAAGGTAAAGTTTTAGAATTAGCGATCGCTGCCCAAACAAAAGGCGCAAATCTCGTAGTATTTGATCGCGAACTTACGGCTTCTCAAACTCGTAATATCGAAAGAATGATCGGCTTACGAGTTAGCGATCGCACGGAAGTGATTCTCGATATTTTTGCTCAACGCGCTCAATCATCGGAAGGGAAGTTACAAGTCGAACTAGCCCAACTGGAATATCGTTTGCCACGCCTCGCAGGACATGGACAAGCCCTATCCAGACTCGGTGGTGGTATCGGTACTCGCGGACCTGGGGAAACTAAGTTAGAATCCGATCGCCGTGTGATCCAAAAACGGATTACCTTCCTTCAACAGCAAGTCAATCATTTGCAAGCACAGCGATCGCGCATTCGCCAAAAACGGATTGATCAAGAAGTGCCGACGGTAGCGATCGTTGGTTATACCAATGCAGGTAAATCAACTTTATTGAATGCGATGACCAAAGCTGATGTTTATGCTGCCGATAAGTTGTTTGCGACCCTTGACCCCACCACGCGCCGCCTTACGCTCACAGGTGAAGAGGACAAAATGCACACAGTTCTACTCACCGACACCGTGGGATTCATTCACGAACTTCCCAAATCCCTCGTTGATGCTTTTCGCGCTACCCTTGAAGAAGTATCGGAAGCCGATGTATTAGTCCATCTCGTTGATGCGTCCCATTCCGCATGGGAAGATCAGCTTAAATCGGTGGATAAAATCCTCAAAGATATGCCGATTGCAGTTGGTCCGACTTTATTAGTGTTTAATAAAATCGATGCGGTTGCTGATCCTCATGCCCTCTTAGAGAAATATCCCGATGCGATCGCCATTTCTGCCCTGAAGCGTCAAGGCTTTGAGCAAATGAGCAAGGCTTTGTTAAAACTAATCGAATATGCGATCGGAGAGCTATCTTAAAATATGTCAAGCGAACAAACTCAC containing:
- the hflX gene encoding GTPase HflX, giving the protein METIYGKTQGLKAHQLKQLDRLYRSRLPQDSLTTPELAQRLAAVSAELKESICLYINRRGQVIRVAIGTPNQTKIPPLELPRYGSDRLSGIRCICASPDAEYPNPTDLTAMLMQRLDALVILPVHPKGYTERGYLAHLLPATDTELPEQQEAWRVSKLMTVDALSKQDFLELVEGLEEEFSRNFAGRTTDDNQDRVVLVGLMHQKEKSDSMPFAMIELGQLVESAGGKVLDALWQKRERPHPQTVLGEGKVLELAIAAQTKGANLVVFDRELTASQTRNIERMIGLRVSDRTEVILDIFAQRAQSSEGKLQVELAQLEYRLPRLAGHGQALSRLGGGIGTRGPGETKLESDRRVIQKRITFLQQQVNHLQAQRSRIRQKRIDQEVPTVAIVGYTNAGKSTLLNAMTKADVYAADKLFATLDPTTRRLTLTGEEDKMHTVLLTDTVGFIHELPKSLVDAFRATLEEVSEADVLVHLVDASHSAWEDQLKSVDKILKDMPIAVGPTLLVFNKIDAVADPHALLEKYPDAIAISALKRQGFEQMSKALLKLIEYAIGELS